A stretch of DNA from Bacillus sp. SM2101:
AGGAATTCGTTTATCTGGTGCAGATATGATCATTGGCGGAAAAGTAACAACGCCTATTTCAGATAAAGAACATGGCAATATAGGTGTTCATGCAAATATTAAAGGATTTGCTTTTGAATATATGACTAACGGTCGCGGACTCGTCTTAGGTGATCCAGGCCCTTGGATTTGTGCAGGTATGACCGGTGGAGTAGTTTATTTAAGACATCAGCCTGAAATGGGCCTTACGAAAGAAGCTATTATGAAAAGAATTGCAAAAGGCGCCAAAGTTTCTATAGAACCATTAAGTAGTAAAGGCATTGACGATGTCAAAGAGCTACTTAACAAATATATTGAAGCACTTAGTGAAACAGATCAGTCTGATGAAATACAGGAATTAAATGTATTACTTGAAGATCTTGAAAATAACTTTTTACAATTGATTCCATCAAAAGAACAAGCTGACCCTTCAGTATCAACTGAATAATAAAATCATTTAGTTCTGGAATTCATTAAGTAAAAACAAGTTTTCAAAACCTAATTTAAGCCCCGCATTCTTTAAAATGTACCCTATAGAGTAGACACTTTAAAAAAGTCTCCTTATAGGGTACATTTTTGTATAACAGAGAAACACAAACTTATACAATGTTTACCCACCTTTTCTCACTATACTAATGTTCACCTTTACAAATAATTAAAATCGATTGACACATTCTATCTCTTGCCAATAAATCATAATCATTGTATAGTACATTATTATTTACATTTTGCTAGGCTTAGTAAAAACAAGTATAGATTATTAGAAATCTGTTGTACGTTATTTTTTTACTTAGCCTAAATGAAAGGACATTTTAAAAAATGAAACTCGGTGCCCGAATGTTAAAAACGGGAATTGCAATAGCTCTTGCATTATTTTTGGCTCATATGTTGAACCTGCCTTCCCCTGTGTTTGCTGGGATTTCAGCTGTTTTTGCAATACAGCCTTCAATATATCGGTCATATTTATCTATCATTGAACAAGCTCAAGCAAATATTATAGGGGCAATTATTGCTGTGATCTTCGTACTGATTTTTGGTAACGACCCTTTTATTATTGGATTAACTGCCATTATCGTAATTGCTATTAATTTAAAGCTTAACCTAGAAAAAACAATTTCTATATCATTGGTTACAGTTATCGCTATTATGGCAAGTCCAACTGACAACTTTATTCAATTTTCATTCATACGATTTTCGACAATTATGCTAGGAATACTATCAGCTTTTTTCGTAAATTTAATTTTTTTACCACCTAAATATGAAACAAAGCTTTACTATAATATAGTTGAAAATACTAATGAAATTATAAAATGGATCCGAATGAGTACAAGAAATGCCTCTGAACATGGGTTCTTAAAAAACGATATAAATAAATTAAAAGATAATATGATAAAACTTGATCAAATGTATTTATTATATAAAGAAGAAAGAATCTACTTGAGAAAACATAAATATGTAAAAACAAGGAAACTTGTACTATTTAGGCAAATGA
This window harbors:
- a CDS encoding aromatic acid exporter family protein, yielding MKLGARMLKTGIAIALALFLAHMLNLPSPVFAGISAVFAIQPSIYRSYLSIIEQAQANIIGAIIAVIFVLIFGNDPFIIGLTAIIVIAINLKLNLEKTISISLVTVIAIMASPTDNFIQFSFIRFSTIMLGILSAFFVNLIFLPPKYETKLYYNIVENTNEIIKWIRMSTRNASEHGFLKNDINKLKDNMIKLDQMYLLYKEERIYLRKHKYVKTRKLVLFRQMIIVTNRSLDTLKLLHRLENELRHMPKEFQSMIISELDCLLGFHEQILLKFIGKIKSQPTEDAKKEAHNGRYFLLQSFIKDFNAQNINDHLNHYQVLPLIGVIIDYYEQLLHLDHLIDSFQQYHKDENEFQIANKEDM